The genomic stretch aaaagatttttaagactTCATTATGAGTCCAgccataattaaataaattattcgAGCCAACATTGCGTATCACGTAATCTTTTTTTAAACGGGTCTTCAAACTTTTACAATATTAGTAACAACATATACTGTTtaactcaaataaaatattaatataaaaaattgtaaaatcaaatattattataaaaaactGTGAAATCACctgaaattaaaatatactaatttaaatatatatatatattttgcttcatttagtttttgaatAATCTCTAAAAATAACTTAACATATAACAATTAAAACAAGACTCTGATAATATTTGAACTTAAGATTTCATATGTTTTATCTAAATTTTACattataaaagtattattagtattttatttaaattcaaataaaaaatatttacatattTGCTTATGTTAATTTGTGTATAATATAAGTGTTACGTTGGGTAATCGAAGGTTAACGGGCTGAATTTGTTGGGTTGGCCCAATCGTATGAGGGAGGAAGTCTTTGAGCGGATTTGCGCCTTTAGAGACTCCTTTCGACTTGTGAGTGTGagagaatggggggtggtacctgcaaagacactccgatgcctaagttagtaagggtgtgagcaggtctagagagtattgggacttagagatacctgaggggtgtcagtgtatttatagtggtgaaccaataaccactgTTGGAGTAGTTTCACCTATTAGGGTGGATAACCGTCtctttatcttagggaggttacgATATGACTCCTGGAAGTGGGTTGaaagattttaggggcagttattatctgccagctaatatTTGCTCTcgacttctttagagcaagTCGTGGGTAGAACCGACTTCTTGAGAGAAGGTCGGTGTACTGAGGAGCCCAACCTTGTGGTTGGATTTGTAGTTTGGACCTGGGTCTTAGCGTTGGGTCAGAGTATGAACAATAAGTAtataacaaataatttttatatttaaatataaaaagataaatttaaatcatggatatattttaaaatttaactgaTACGTAAAAAATTTTACATGTACATTTAATCACAAATACtacatcataaaaaataattactatttTCATTGATCGCGTGAATGATTATCCAAAAAAATGAATATGGTTACACGAATGTGTAAAACATTTTACATTGTCCGagcataaaaaattaaactctatatttttttggtttaattATTTGGTTGATCCTTATAGTttgaattttcaattaagtccatatactgtttttttttattgagtCATTATACTATAtcagattttataattaagtccATGCCGTgacaaaatactaaaattaacataatattcCGTTAAACATAACGAATATGCCTAATATTTGACttaaaattttgtataatttaacaaaatattccATTAATTTTAACGTTTTTGTCACGGCAGAGACTTAGTTAcaaaattagtatttttgtcCATAATGTTATTTTTGCCCATATTGATTTATGTGTATTTTCTAGTATTTTTATGTAATAGATAATATAATTATCTAGTATATTCAATTATAAGtagataaatttatttttatttgttggtgtgaatatttttttaagatgaTATTCTATGgtgtaattttaaattttaattataattattttagtttatgtttagaaataattaaagaaaaatgttaagaaaaaatgattgaaaataaaaataaaaaatataatatagaaatataaataaactttattaattataatatattagaaTGTATACCAAATAAGTATTTGTTGTTGTGTTAAAGCTAAATATACTTagagatattttaaataatttatttgatCCAGAAGATATAAAATAGAGTAATATTAATAAAAGTGTTATTGAATATGTTTAAGTAAATCTAACGTTATATAttctaaatatttataattaaaagttgTTATTATAgctattttaattaaatattaattatatttaactatcatgttttaatttaattgagatgataagtataaaatttaattgattaGTGGTATATTATAAcggatttaaattttaaaactattAATGATAAATGATACTCATAAATAGGTACAAATGTTTTAAATAttagaatttatattttttaaatcattactaggttgaaatttatttatttattgtcttaaaaaattataaagttattatttataaaaaaattattgataacTTTCACAAGCAATTAAGCCAGTTATTGAAAGCCAGCAATCCAAGGGACAATGAACCTCTTATAGCTGCTCATTTATGTCATTTCATGTCTAATTTAGAGGATTTTAGAATCTTTTAAAAAGTTGCtaaaggataaaattaatataGGAACCTTTTGCTTATTGGAACAGCCATGTTCCATAAAAGTACTTGGAACACCTGATAATTTTCCTaaattattagactaaaaatattaaactattactttaaaaatattagcTAATAATTTCATTTTTTCATCTTTATTTATTAAGTTAAAGTATTGAGTTATATATTTTCACCATATATGTTACTCTAATTTTTAGGTTCAGTTTTATATCTTTTACAATTTTGTATATTACAAACTTGAAAATATATTCTATacatgtaattaattaattttcttcaACAACTTGttaaaagaataagaaaaaaaaagtgttaaaaattaaaaaattgaattaaatatattaaattttaaaaattttcgtctggtaatcttaatatatatttgtcaatgaattataattcaaatgataTAATCTCTCCATACTCATTTAAGATGTCGCAGATTTGAGTCCTCctatttttggtaaaaaaaaacttaaaatatatttattaactaatgattttttttagaaatatagtatatttattaattttatttttaatcgtattattttatatctaaaaataaaagatgtaTAAAGAAGTGCACTATAAAATagcagaaattatttttaatatgaaaatgaAGATGGTGTTTTGGTTGAATATTGATATTTGAAGTGTATTACAGTATTGTGAAACTCATTCAACATGCGTGTTGCACTACGCCCCCCACGTGTTGGCCAATACGCTGCCACGTGTCCAAcacgccccccacgtgttgGCCAGAATGCTGACACGTGTCCAAcacgccccccacgtgttgCACCACGCCCCCACGTGTTAACTTTTCACCTACAAAATCCACCCATCTGTAATTATACCAAATAATCCCATTTCCCAAAAAAACACCAATATTTCTTtggtataaaaaaaaaatcagccaTAAAATAGTGTCAATAACatcatttttaatttgtgaGAATTAAGAAGATTAAGCAAAAGCCATTATGAATTCTCAATCCTTTTAGGTTTTAGCCATCAAACTTGACTTTTTGGAACTTATGTGGTCCCCTTTCAACTTGTGTCATAAGTCCCTTCTCAATCTAAACCAAACCCAACACTCCTGGGTCCAGTTTCACTTACCCTCGCCTTCAATCTGATTGTCAACGTCACTGAGATCCAGATTCAAGTATAACAAAAGCATAGCTAAAAAGTTTTGACcccaacaaaaatatatataaacgAATAATATAACTTGTACCCCtattctttctttattttcttcattCTCCCCTGTTGTTTAATGGTCAGCATTTCTGAATTTGATTATGTTCTGTCTAACCAGTTTTCGTTGCAGTGAAGCTCCATAGCATCTCCCTCACCGGAATTTAATTCACATCTTCAAAACCAGtcattaaacaaagaaaaataactgGACTGATACTGAGAGCGGAGAACAAAGAGATGAGAACTTGGAAATCCTCTGCAACAAACTTGATAGTACTTGTGGCTTCGGTGTTCGTGTTTATGAGCTTTGAAAGTGAAGCAGCTCCAACATTCACCTCTTATTTCTGCACAGATGGATCCTATTACCTACCTAATTCTTCATATTCCTCCAATTTAAATCTCTTCTTATCTTCCCTCATCTCCAACGCTTCTCTCCACCACGGTTTCTACCGCACCACCGTCAACCAGGGTGAGATCAAGGGCTACTTCCTCTGCCGCCCTGACGTCACCTCTACCCTCTGCAGCGACTGTGTAACCACCGCAGCCAAAGAGATAAGGAAGCGATGCACCAATCAAACCGAGTCCATAATCTGGTACGACGAGTGCATGCTACGCTACACCAACCTCTCCTTCTTGAACAACATAGTCCCCGGAATGAACCTTTACAACGAGAAAAACATCTCTGACTCCGAGCTCCAACAGTTCAACGATTTGGTGGCAACGACGCTGAATGAAATTGCTAAGCAAGCTTCAAACTCTGCCTCGGGTGATTACAAGTTTGCTACCAAAGAAGCTGCCATCAGAGGGTCGCAGAAGCTCTACACGATGGCGCAGTGCGTTCCTGACATGTCCTCTTATGACTGCAACATGTGTTTCCAAAGTGGCATCGCTTCCATTCCAACTGGAAAACAAGGCGCACGATCTCTGCTCCCAATTTGCAATCTCAGATACGAGCTGAACCCATTTTACAACGAATCGTGGTCGTCCACTCAACCAGTTCTTCCTCCATCTTCAAAAGGTATCTACCTATCTATCCTGCGTTATTGCCTTAGACCTGTTTCAGGGTCTAATGGCCTTGTTTTAGGTAGTTGTAAAGTTCATGACTTTGTGCAGGAGGAAAGAGTAATGCCACTTTAATTGTTGCCATTGTTGCCCCCATTGGTGTTGTTGCGGCACTTTTCATTCTCGGCTGCTGCATCCTTCGTCGGAGGTCAAGAAAGAAGTATAGTTCATTTGCCCGGGATTCAAGTAatctcttttttctttatgGTTGCACTGTTATTCCAGTTAATTGGTTTCGTTTATTCTGATTTGGTTACTCATGGAATTACTATCCCTGCTGTGTAGTTCGGGAGGATCTTACAGATGTCGAGTCGTTGCAGTTTGATTTCGCTACAATCGAAGCTGCAACTGACTGTTTCTCAGATGAGAACAAGATTGGTCAAGGCGGATTTGGTGTGGTTTATAAGGTTAGGGTCTTGTTTATGCAAAAATGTAGAGACATGTTTTCTGTGCTAAGTTAAGTACTACATTTGATTTGACTAATTTCATGTTTGGTTTTTCAGGGTGTTCTCCCTGAAGGACAGGAGATAGCAGTGAAGAGGCTTTCATTGACATCCTTGCAGGGTGCAGTAGAGTTCAGGAATGAAGCTACTCTTGTGGCCAAGCTTCAACACAGAAACTTAGTGAGGCTCTTGGGATATTGCTTGGAGGGGCGTGAGAAGCTGCTTGTCTATGAATACATACCAAACAAAAGCCTTGATTACTTTCTATTCGGTTTGTACCTGTTCAATTCTTCAATTACTTGAGATAATAGTGTTTACATGGAACAATGGTGTTGGAAGGGGTTGATTGATGCATTTTTATTCTGTGATAGGTACTAACCCTGCTATTATTGctaatttggatatttttcatTTGGCAAAATTTGCAGATCCTGTAAAGCAAAGAGAGTTAGATTGGTCAAGACGCTACAAGATTATAACTGGCATTGCCAGAGGAATTCTTTATCTACATGAAGATTCTCAACTTAGGATTATACACCGTGATCTCAAAGCTAGTAATGTTCTATTAGATGAGAACATGAACCCAAAGATTTCAGATTTTGGTATGGCAAAAATTTTCGAGGCAGATCAAACTCAAGTGAATACAGGACGGATAGTTGGGACATAGTAAGACTGAGAATTCTCTCTTATCCAACTTAATCTATAGACTGTTAGTGTCGTAGTTGGATttgtaaaagaataaaaagagaagaaaataaaataaaattctttactagaaATTTATCTTCTTtgttcttaaatatttttaacattggTATGATAATGTTGTTCCAGTGGTTATATGTCTCCAGAATATGCAATGCGTGGACAGTTCTCGGTGAAATCTGATATCTTCAGCTTTGGTGTATTAGTTTTGGAGATTGTTAGTGGCAAGAAGAACACTgaattttatcaaacacatCTTGCTGATGACCTCTTAAGCTATGTGAGTATTTGACAAGTGTAGATGATTCATAACTCAGCTACAAATGCCAGAGGATTAAGAGATTTTGAGCTCAAATACTAACATTGTATTATAACAGGCTTGGAAAAATTGGACACAGAACACGCCTCTGGAGCTGTTGGATCCAACACTGAGAGGCTCTTATTCAAGAAATGAAGTCATCAGATGCATCCATATTGGTTTATTATGTGTTCAGGAAAGTCCTTCAGCGCGGCCTTCAATGGCGAATATTTTGCTCATGCTCAACAGTTATTCAGTGACTTTATCATTACCACGACAACCAGCTTCTTTCCTGCATGGAAGAAAACCAAACAGGCTACAAGATGGGCTTGATTCTGATCAGTCTACCACCTCTTCAGTTCCTTGGTCTATCAATGAAGTATCCATCACTCAACTAGTCCCTCGGTAAAGGATTGATTTTATGAGTTCCTCAACCCAAACCAGTTGTAAATATTGATACCTGAATGAATTCTGGTTTGTAAAAATTATGAATGAAATTTTTAGTTACAGCTTGACAAAGCGTTCTGAGGAAGATTCTCTAGTCTGCCTCTGGCAGGGGTAGTAACTAGTAAGcctgttaaaaataatttgagtATATACCTATTTTGGTCcttaaaaaatttcaaaccAGACATTTTAGTCctcaactaaaattaattactcgattggtccCTAACAATTAATTATGTCAGTCACTTAAGTTCTTGGCTCCGTCAACTCTAACGAAagacaaaatagtccctgacaactctaacagTGGACAAAATGATTCCTCACAACTCTAACAAAGAACAAAATGATCATTGATCCCTTTATTCGAAAACGATACTGTTCTTCcccaatttttatcatatctcgcataaccctaatattcatactctccttcttcacattcacagtcttcttttccatctttttcttcctcctctttaGCTCCAAGATTAAGCCATAGTGTAATTGCCACACGTGTTGCACCTACCTCAACATGTTATGGACAACACGCTTCCTAAGTCTTTGTGACTGGtacatccaccttctctgcacTTCACCCACCAGAAGCATCCACTTTCACGTCTTCGATAACATCACCTCCAACCCTGACATCCACGATATCCTCAATATCAAGTTCCACAACTATCCAAGGGCACGCCTTTCTCCACTCTCCGGCAAGCAATATAGATTGTTGGACATTAGGACATCATGAGAAGATTCTCTTTCAACATcatatgcaaattctcatttgaaatagacaccgagtgcttcattccttctttCTCGGACTCCAAGTTGGCAGACAGTTTCAACTCGCATCTAAGCTATCAGTAGAACGAGCAATGTCGTCGTTGCCGCTCATATGAAAACTGAAGCGATTACTGAACATTGGTTCGGAGAAGAAGCTGAAGAAAGCGATCGGAGTGGTGGACAATGTGGTGTCATGGAGATGATAGGgcagaggaggagggagatgaCAACAACGACGACGAATCTTAACAAATCAAACTTGCTGTCTAGATTCATAGGATCCATCGAAGACGATAAGTagttgatggtttcagtggctaagagaaggggggttgaatcttagccccctttttgctTGCTGATACTTGCTGGGCTTAGAAGTAGCTTTTCTGATTTTAGCTCGTCCCTAGtcacgagacattttcattttgtctcgtcacttgacacgagacattttttatttttcatctgaacagtaaaaacagaattgaagtaggaagagagagaagataacacccagatatatcctggttcagctgctaagtgcagtgcagcctacatctagtctccatcacaacaatgatggaatttcactataatcatccagattacaacttgtaaagtgctaacctaacttacaaggggattcccacagaatcatgaaacacaacacagatgtacaaaggaactctaagacatctatggctttttcttttaattttgcactctctgcctttttccgctctatggctttttcatacaaacctcactgtttgcctttttccatgagactcaagacatgacaaaattaaatagaaaaatacaaaacagaaaacattgaaggagaagaagaactgctagcttaggtagctctgagaactctgtgccttgcactctcaaatcttactccttaattcaaaccatgactgttcaccccttttatagagaagtgaagccTTCACAGTTTGAAAACACAAACCCGAGctcagcttcttttccttcaaaacgaaaaccggttcggccacacagaaagaagaggtaactcatgcaaaaaccaacatgcaaatacctctagtccttccttggtcatcactcttcatcaatccgagcgctccatccttggcttcctctccaagatggattctggcccttgatgcttcatgatgatgatgacttcatctgcttcaatctctgcctcaaccatcacttcgccactctagctacttcctgtggtggttgagcagaatcaaagacaagccatgcctccGAAGATCTTCCTTACTGGCCGAATCTTCATCCTTCTTTTTGAGTATGAAGGatccgagattacctcaccaaatcttaccataTTTGGTGATTATCTCAGCCACaacatactttttttttcttaccaTCATTGTGATGGACTTGTAGCTTGTTCTTCCCTTACTTCGGTAGCTCCATTTTGCTTTCATGGAAGCCATTATTTCCTGTGTAATAACCGAAGAGAGAaggaaagagatgagagagaagagagaatgtgaagaaaaagcaattcaaagtgattaatcaaattaattaaagatAGCTTGCTTTTTTCTTCCCTGGGTGGCGTGTAAAGTTAATGCCATCAATCATGTCAATGATACTCTCTCTCATATTTCTCATGCACTTATCAAGTTTATTctaataaatttgaaatccatcaTGATGATTAAAGGAGTTCCGCTGGAAGCTATGGAACTATGCTTTACATGCTTAGTGGATTCGGATCATGCATAGGGAACTCTCATCAAATGTGAAGTTGGGCTTAGTTGCaacaattattaatttttggCCCAATAATAATTCAGCTCTACTTTGTTGGTTATAATCTTTGAAATCAAAGTTGAACAGAATTCACACTTGGGCTTTGCAacatttcttttgtttttgttcggCCCAAATAATAATTCAACTTCATAGCATGAGAAGCATGTAGCAAGGCTAGTTGGGCTTAATCCAGAATTTCATTTTCGGCCCAACACAaaatctgcacaacaaaattattaattaagcaaaTATGAGTTgagatcaaattaataattttgtaattaaatatttaataatgtttgttcatcatcaaaattaaataagagttttccaaactcatcagtAGTTGAGAGACATAGTCATTAGTTTCCTgagtatgaattggttgagaataagttgagtattttttttccttatGAACATTAAAGTTATAGAGTATGCATTGTGTAGCTTGAAGTTACAATGTTAGACTATTAgtgttatgcgagatatgatggAAATTGGGAGAGAACAGTGTCGTTTCCGAACAAAGAAgatcagggaccattttgtcccctgttagagttgtcagggactattttgtcctccgtttgttttgaggtactgagacagagactggaagactgagactcagtatcatgtttgttggttcagagactggtactaaaaaTTCTATCTCTATccctaaaatttcagtatttcagtacctccaaaatgTAGGAACACAggggactaaaatttttagaaatggagattaaaactttaataacattttataactaaaatatcctcatttcaattaattaattttaattttaccctttgtgcaaattaaattaaagttttattcttgtttcaatttctgtctcccactttgcaccaaacaaaatactgagatttatttcaatctctgtctcttagtctctgtctctcagttTTAATCTTTCTGTCTCGGTCTCTCtaccaaacgctaccttagaGTTGACGAAATAAAGGACCTGAATGACTGACAGAATTAATTGTTAAGGACTAattgagtaattaattttagttggggactaaaatgtctggtttgaaattaaaatgggtatatactcaaataaataaaacaaatttgtGAGCAAGGTTGGCGATGAAAGGATCAAATCAATGAAGGGATTTCCAAAGATTGTCATCTACCCGTCTGGTCTCTATCAACCACTTTTTTTGGTATTATTATTTCAGTGATTTAATTGTCGTTGAAATGAAGATGGATTGAATTAGTCAACTGGAGCTTATTCATATCATATTTTGACGTTGCCTTTTAAGTTTGCTAACTATTAAATATGAAAGGATTGGAAAACTAGGCCACGTTTCACGATTCCAAGAGTTGGACTTACATTCTATgtattgaaataaaaattagCATTGCATGCAAAAAGAAATGAGATAGCAAAACAATTCTTGTGATCTGGTAATCAAGCTTCTTGAAAGTGTTTACGTGGTCAATGaaaatctttatttattttctctctctttcctttGCGGTTTACACGGTTTGCATTCTGGTCAACTTTGTAAGTGGAAAATACCCCACGGCATTGTGTGGATGGACTTTTAGTTTTTTATACTGTCTCTTCGGTGAATATTTCATGTTAAGGTATAAATCAGTAATATTCTCTTAAAGTCTAGGATTTTTATATAGATATTTTAAACCATAGTTTGGAATTTTGCAACACTAAAACAAGCATGCAAGATTCCGCGGAAGATTGTTTCAAAGAACCTCTTAACTTGTAACAATCTTCTGTTACTTAATGTCCATAATGTTACAAAATAGAGACtagataataataattcttAAATTGCAATGGCTATAGCTATGGCTATGGCACCTTCAAGTTCAAGAGTGATTTCTCAACTTCTTTGTCTTCTTTTTACGCTTATTTCTCATACTACAGCTCAGCCAAGCTTCCTGTACCATTTTTGCATGAATGATAAAGGAAACTACACAGAAAACAGTGCCTACCACACCAACCTCAACACTCTTTTGTCCACTTTGTCTTCCAATACACAAATTGATTATGGCTTCTACAACttctctcagggacaaggctCTGACAAAGTTAATGCAATTGGGATGTGTAGAGGAGATGTTAAGCCGGAATCTTGCCGCAGTTGTCTCAATGATTCCAGAGTCCTTCTGATGCATCGTTGTCCGAATCAGAAGGAGGCTATAGGTTGGTATGACAACTGCATGTTGCGCTATTCGAACCGGTCCATATTTGACACCATGGAACCTGACCCTACCTACCTTCTGTGGGTTGGAATCAATGCAACTGATATGAATCAGTTCATTCAAGTGCTTAGGAACTTGCTGGAAAGCCTTAGAACCAATGCTTCATCAGGTGATTCCCTTAAAAAGTATGCTGCAGGAAGCGCGGCCGGACCAAGCTTCCAGACTATATTTGCTCTTCTGCAATGCACACCTGATTTATCAGAGCAAGAATGTGATGATTGCTTGGTCAGGGCCATCTCAAATATTAATGATCGTTGTTATGGCTTGACAAAGTGCAGAATTGGAAAACCAAGCTGCAATCTTAGATTTGATACTTCACCTTTCTATGACTCTACAGCAGATGCTTCTCCGTCTTCGCCATCAAAAGAATCTCCTCCTCCTCCAGTCACCA from Arachis stenosperma cultivar V10309 chromosome 9, arast.V10309.gnm1.PFL2, whole genome shotgun sequence encodes the following:
- the LOC130947571 gene encoding cysteine-rich receptor-like protein kinase 10, which translates into the protein MRTWKSSATNLIVLVASVFVFMSFESEAAPTFTSYFCTDGSYYLPNSSYSSNLNLFLSSLISNASLHHGFYRTTVNQGEIKGYFLCRPDVTSTLCSDCVTTAAKEIRKRCTNQTESIIWYDECMLRYTNLSFLNNIVPGMNLYNEKNISDSELQQFNDLVATTLNEIAKQASNSASGDYKFATKEAAIRGSQKLYTMAQCVPDMSSYDCNMCFQSGIASIPTGKQGARSLLPICNLRYELNPFYNESWSSTQPVLPPSSKGGKSNATLIVAIVAPIGVVAALFILGCCILRRRSRKKYSSFARDSIREDLTDVESLQFDFATIEAATDCFSDENKIGQGGFGVVYKGVLPEGQEIAVKRLSLTSLQGAVEFRNEATLVAKLQHRNLVRLLGYCLEGREKLLVYEYIPNKSLDYFLFDPVKQRELDWSRRYKIITGIARGILYLHEDSQLRIIHRDLKASNVLLDENMNPKISDFGMAKIFEADQTQVNTGRIVGTYGYMSPEYAMRGQFSVKSDIFSFGVLVLEIVSGKKNTEFYQTHLADDLLSYAWKNWTQNTPLELLDPTLRGSYSRNEVIRCIHIGLLCVQESPSARPSMANILLMLNSYSVTLSLPRQPASFLHGRKPNRLQDGLDSDQSTTSSVPWSINEVSITQLVPR